The segment TGGACCTGCTGTGGAGCCAGTGCCGGGCAGGCCGTTGATGAACTGCTGGCCTTTGCCCTGCCCGCCCGCAATCTGGCCCTGGCCGAACGTGATCTGGCCGGGCGTGATGTGCTGGCACCGTGCAGCGCCTGTTATCTGAACCTACTGGCCGCTCGTGAGGAGGCCCGTGCAGACCGCTCCCTGTATTCTCGCATCGAAGAAGTGCTCTCCGCAGAGAACCTGCCCTGGGATAACTTTGCCGAAGTCCGTCACCTGCTGGACGTGTTGGCCTTTGACGCAGGCCCCGAATCCATTGCCGGTCAGGTCAGCCACTCTCTGGAAGGATTCAGCATCGCGCCCTACTACGGCTGCCAGACACTGCGCCCCTATGCCCAGTTCGACGACCCGGAACGCCCCGTAACCATGGAGCCTCTGCTCGAAGCCACGGGCGCAACGGTCCATGTCTGGAGCAAGGGCGCACGCTGCTGCGGAGCCTCGCTGGCCACTACACACCGTGCTGCAGCCCTGCCACGCATCCAGGAAATTCTGCAAGCCGCCGATGGCGCGGACGCCATCGTCACGGTCTGCCCCATGTGTCAGATGAATCTGGAGAGCTTCCAAAAGCAGGCCGGGATCAGCGACCCCGTGACCATTCTCTATCTGCCCCAATTGTTGGGGTTGGCCATGGGCCTGTCCCAAAAGGAACTCAACATCGACAAGAACCTGTCCGTGACAGGCGGGTTCATCCAGAAGTTTACGGCCGGGCCGCCACCGCCCGCGCCCGAAGAGGAAGGAATCGCGACCGGCGAGGCCGGCTGACCGCGAATCCCTGCCCTACGGGGCGGCCTGCCGGAGGGGATGCGCACCCAACCGGCGGGTCATCACAGCCCGGACTGTCCGGGTAGCGGCCGAGGAAAACCCTGAGCAAAGGGGGTACGACATGTTCAAGGACATCATCTTAGCAGTAACTCCGTCCGAAGTGTGCCAGTGCGCGGCCGACGCGGGCTTCGCGTTCGCCAAGAAGCACGAATCCAACCTGGCCATGATCCATGTCTGCGGACTGCCGTCCCATGGTTGGGGATCCATCGAACACATGATGCCGTCCGGCGAGGTGGATAAGATCAAGGCCGGCGTGGAAAAGCATTATGCCAAGCACCTGGCTGAGCATGAGAATTGTCAGGTCACGGTCGTTCCAGGCATTCCGCACTCCGAGATCCTGCGTCTGGCGCGCAAGAAGAATGCGGACCTCATCGTCATGGGCTGCTGCACCAAGGACGACCTGCACCGCCGTGCCAAGATGTGGGGTGTGGCCGGCTCAAACATCGAACGCGTCACCCAGAAGGCGCGCTGCCCAGTGATGATCGTGGCCCGCGAGGTGCCCGAGGAACGGATGCAGTTCGACAGCATTGTTGTCGCCACCGACTTCTCGTTCCAGGCCGAATGCGCCATAGGCTACGGCGGTCAGCTGGCCCGCCAGTACAAGGCCGCCCTGCACATCTTCACCGTTCTGGACATCCCGCAGGGACATGATGCGCCCTCGCAGGAGGAGATCGAGGAAGGCATCGCCGCGGCCAAGGCCCGTATGGAAAAGGAATTCGGTCCGCGCCTGGAAGGTATCCGTGAGGTCAGTTACGAATGTTGGGAGGGCGTGCCCAGCATGGAGATCCTGAAGTACGCCCGCATGCAGAAGGCGGACCTGATCCTGATGGCCCACCACAGCAAGGAAAAGGACCCCGAGGAAGCCTACCTCGGTTCCACTGTGGCCCAGGTGGCGCTCAACGCCAGCTGTCCCACCATAAGTATCAACCGCCACTTCGACCTGCGCTGCGGCCTGTTCTATGACCAATCCGGGGCCGTGACCAGCGAGGAACCGGCCAAGGAAACTGCAAGCTGACCCCTGAAGACAGCGCTTCAACATGACCCCAAACCCCGGGTCCGGCCAACCAGCCGGGCCCGGATTATTGTTGCGCGCCCCACAGCCAATCAGGATTTCAGGAGATTTTTTCGGCCTTGACCAGTGGCCCTTTTTGCCTCCAGAATAGAGATGGCGCGCACACCCCGGCGCGCTTCCGGGTCGGGATTCGGACCACCGATCCCCGGCGCATGAGACGAACAATCCTGCATGGGGCATCCAGTTGCACGGATGCCGCCTGAGTACTTCGCTCACGAGGCGGCACAGCACCTCAGCATCAGTTCCTCTCCGCCCATACGACCACGTTTGATCGCATCCGCCTTGTGCGTTGCGGTGTGCCCTGTACTCCAGAGGCCCCGCACCAAGGTGGAAATTCGCCTGTTTTGGAGAGCTGTATGTACCTCGTTGAAGCCAAGGCCAGAATCGACAATCCCGACGCCATCCGTGAAGTCCTGTTGGCTGGCGGAGCGGTGCTTGAGGACAAGAACCGCCACACTGACATCTATTTCCGCACACCCATGGGCCGCTTCAAACTACGCGAAGGCGAACGCGGTTCATGTCTGATGTACAGGGAGCATCCCCGCAAAGACATGCAGGCCCTGGTGCGCTACGACATCGAACCCATCGCTGGTGCCGCACGCGTGGGGGCCATGCTTGCCATGGTCGGAAGGCGCAAGGTGATGCTCAAGAACCGCGAGGTCTACGCCTTTGACCGGGCCACGGTGCATCTGGATAATATCCACGGCCTTGGGTCATTTCTGGAGATCGAGGTCCGGGTGTCCGATCCGGCCAAGGCGGGAGAGTACGCGTTGTTATGTCGTGATTGCATGCGGCGCCTTGGCCTGGACCCGGCGAGTTTCGAGACGGCAGGGTACGATGAACTGTTGACGAGAGCTGCTTAGGCAATCCCAAAACAGCAATCTGCTTCGTTGCTGCCAAGAAGTAAAATCCTCTTTCAAACGAAAAAAGGGCTCCCAGGAGCCCTTTTTTTCATTTCTTGAATTCCTGCCTATCGGCTCACGCTTCCGCGCTGGCTGATCCACACCCCCAGAAACACACACCCCGCACCCGCCAGTTGCATGGTATTCAGGGCCTCGCCAAGGAAGATCCAGCCCATGCCCACGGCCACCACGGGCACAAGGTTGATGTAGGCCGAGGCCTGACTGGCCCGCAGCCGGGTGATGGCCCAGTTGTATAGCCCAAAGGCCCCCAGTGATGCTCCCGCGCCCATGAACAGTACCGCCAGCACCGTGGGCAGGGTCAGACTCCCGGCAACGGCCAGCAGGCTCGGCACTCCGGGCAGGAAGAACAGCGCTCCGGCTACGATTTGCAGGGCCGTTATGGTCCAGGGTCCATAGCGTGTGCTCAGGCTCTTCATAAGCAGCATATAACCCGCTGCACAGATCATGGCTCCCAGCTCCAACACATTGCCCAGCAGGGGGTTGGGAGCGTCCTGAGCCGGGGTTCCGGCCAGGGTCAACCAGACCACCCCGCACACCGACAGCACCAACCCCATCCATGTTCCGCGCGACACGGCCTCAGCCAGGAACAGACGCGCTCCAGCAGCCACCAGCAGCGGCACCGATGCCGAGACAACCCCGGCCTGAGCCGAAGTCGTGTAGGTCAGGGCGTGGGATTCCAGATAAAAATACAGACAGGGCATGAGCAATACCAAAGGCGTGAGCAGCTTCCAGTCTCCACGCCCATAATTGCGCGGAATGAGTCGCCCGACAAAAGGAGCCAGGCAGATCAGGGCAACCATCATCCTGGCCCACATCATGGCCCAGGGATCCAGCGCGCGCCCGGCGATCTTCATGGCCGAAAACGAGCCGCCCCACAAAAACACGGCGGCGACAATGGCCACCACAGGCAGCCAGCGGGACAGGGCTGGGGACTCCCCGGCAAGAGCCAGTCGGCCCAGAGACAATGTGCGTGCAACCTCTCTCATTATGATCCTCCAAGGCCCCCGTTCTATGCCAACGCCGGAAGCAGGTATTGGAAGATGTTGCACGCGCGAAGGGGGGAGAAGGATGAAAACGCTGGGGAGCAGAATCGAGGCGATCCCCACTTTTCAAGGCTTTCTGGAGAGGGCGTTCAAAAATGGTCGGATGCTAGGAACAAGATTTTTCCGGGCTCGACGCGTATATGGACATACGCGAGAGTTTGAACTTTTTGCAGCACACCTAGGGTGTAAGTGATTTGTACGGCCTACAGCTCACTCAACACCGCAGATGATGCTTTTTGAGCGACCTATGTCAGGAGGCCAGGTATTGCCCCGGAGTCGCGCCCACGAAGCGGCGGAAGGCATTGGTGAAATGGCTCTGGTCCGAGAAGCCTGCGTCCAGGGCGGCGTCCGAGATGGAGGCACCCGACAGCAGCAGACCCTTGGCGCAATCGATGCGCATCTGGGTGTGGAAGGCGTGAGGCGACAGGCCGGTTTCGCCTTTGAACACACGCAGCAGATAGAAACGGGACAACCCGGCATGGGCGGCCAACTCGTCCAAAGAGACTTTTTCCGCCAGCCTGGCCCGCAGGTATTCCTTGACCAGGCGCACAGCCCGGTGCTCGTGGCCCTTGCGCGAGACGGCTGCTCCGCGAACATTGCCCCAGACAGCCAGCATGCGCGAAAAGGCACCGACCATGGCGGAATCCTTTTCCAGGCCTTCGGCCCCGTTTGCCACCAGCAGACACAAGCGGTGCAACATGGCGTGCAGCGCAGGGTCTGGGGCCACCCAATGGGGAAACTCGGGGGCGGCTCCGTCACGGCCACACAAATCCCGCGCCACCCGGCGCATCCAGACCGGATCAACATAAAGCATGCGGTAGGAGATGCAGCCATCATAGGCGGGCATCCCCGCATGGACCTGACCGGGATTGATGAGTGCCACCTGTCCGCTGGTCACGCACGTACCGTCACGACCATTGCCCGCACAGAAACTGGCCCCCTTATCCATGACCGCAATGGCATAGTGGTCATGGGAATGATTGGGGAAGACATGGGCGCTCTCGCGGACCTCGGCGACCTCCAGGCCGGGCAGGTCCTCGTCGCGCCAGAAATGGACATTCAACAGGGGTTTCATGGGACAGTCCTCGTCTATGACCCATGCATACTACGCCCGTCCACACAGCTCTTGCAAGATATTGCCCTGGGTCAGGCCACAAGCTGCGGACGAATCAGGGACACCGCCAGAGACCACATGACCAGACAGACCAATCCGTCCAGCACACGCCAGGCCATGGGCCGCGCAAAGACCGGGGCCAGCATGCGCCCGCCCAGGCTCAAACCACTGAACCAGATAATCGAGGCCGTGATGGCCCCTGCCCCGAACAAGGT is part of the Desulfovibrio ferrophilus genome and harbors:
- a CDS encoding class IV adenylate cyclase, encoding MYLVEAKARIDNPDAIREVLLAGGAVLEDKNRHTDIYFRTPMGRFKLREGERGSCLMYREHPRKDMQALVRYDIEPIAGAARVGAMLAMVGRRKVMLKNREVYAFDRATVHLDNIHGLGSFLEIEVRVSDPAKAGEYALLCRDCMRRLGLDPASFETAGYDELLTRAA
- a CDS encoding AraC family transcriptional regulator: MKPLLNVHFWRDEDLPGLEVAEVRESAHVFPNHSHDHYAIAVMDKGASFCAGNGRDGTCVTSGQVALINPGQVHAGMPAYDGCISYRMLYVDPVWMRRVARDLCGRDGAAPEFPHWVAPDPALHAMLHRLCLLVANGAEGLEKDSAMVGAFSRMLAVWGNVRGAAVSRKGHEHRAVRLVKEYLRARLAEKVSLDELAAHAGLSRFYLLRVFKGETGLSPHAFHTQMRIDCAKGLLLSGASISDAALDAGFSDQSHFTNAFRRFVGATPGQYLAS
- a CDS encoding universal stress protein, which encodes MFKDIILAVTPSEVCQCAADAGFAFAKKHESNLAMIHVCGLPSHGWGSIEHMMPSGEVDKIKAGVEKHYAKHLAEHENCQVTVVPGIPHSEILRLARKKNADLIVMGCCTKDDLHRRAKMWGVAGSNIERVTQKARCPVMIVAREVPEERMQFDSIVVATDFSFQAECAIGYGGQLARQYKAALHIFTVLDIPQGHDAPSQEEIEEGIAAAKARMEKEFGPRLEGIREVSYECWEGVPSMEILKYARMQKADLILMAHHSKEKDPEEAYLGSTVAQVALNASCPTISINRHFDLRCGLFYDQSGAVTSEEPAKETAS
- a CDS encoding DMT family transporter translates to MREVARTLSLGRLALAGESPALSRWLPVVAIVAAVFLWGGSFSAMKIAGRALDPWAMMWARMMVALICLAPFVGRLIPRNYGRGDWKLLTPLVLLMPCLYFYLESHALTYTTSAQAGVVSASVPLLVAAGARLFLAEAVSRGTWMGLVLSVCGVVWLTLAGTPAQDAPNPLLGNVLELGAMICAAGYMLLMKSLSTRYGPWTITALQIVAGALFFLPGVPSLLAVAGSLTLPTVLAVLFMGAGASLGAFGLYNWAITRLRASQASAYINLVPVVAVGMGWIFLGEALNTMQLAGAGCVFLGVWISQRGSVSR
- a CDS encoding CoB--CoM heterodisulfide reductase iron-sulfur subunit B family protein translates to MSNDTAQASPATMKKQIKYAYYPGCSLTGTAVEFDVSTRALLARLGADVQDIPDWTCCGASAGQAVDELLAFALPARNLALAERDLAGRDVLAPCSACYLNLLAAREEARADRSLYSRIEEVLSAENLPWDNFAEVRHLLDVLAFDAGPESIAGQVSHSLEGFSIAPYYGCQTLRPYAQFDDPERPVTMEPLLEATGATVHVWSKGARCCGASLATTHRAAALPRIQEILQAADGADAIVTVCPMCQMNLESFQKQAGISDPVTILYLPQLLGLAMGLSQKELNIDKNLSVTGGFIQKFTAGPPPPAPEEEGIATGEAG